One segment of Brassica napus cultivar Da-Ae chromosome C3, Da-Ae, whole genome shotgun sequence DNA contains the following:
- the LOC106441466 gene encoding translocase of chloroplast 120, chloroplastic-like encodes MKEKKNADDRIINNNILMISDVDARDDDFHADDVLHEDFEKQKEGSRLNISREIQGSERKSKEASCVSPTSSLPPAPPVLGLGIGAPLLKPTPRRVPRRINGNVSQHAEDPTTTTDETSEKLQLIRVKFLRLSHRLGQTPRNVVVAQCLYWLGLPELSRGISSRVGALISINRAIYMAEQLEAAGGQDPLDFSCTIMLLGKTGVGKSATINSIFDDDHQVKKMCTTDAFQMGTKRVQLVEGFVQGIKVRVIDTPGLSPSWFDQHKNVKTLKSIRAFIKKSPPDVVLYLDRLDTQTQSIDDDMLLLRTITHVLGPSIWSNAIVGLTHAASAPPDGAASSYDMFVTRRCHAIQLDIRQAAGDVRLVNPHVSLVENHPACRTNRAGQKVLPNGQAWKPHLLLLSFASKILAEANALLKLLDGGNNNSPAGRPLARSKAQPLSFFLSSLLESRPPQLPSDDEDHESYQLPPPFKRLTEAEISRLSKSQKKQYRVEFEHQADLEMEAEKERRRPRIILPPIRLVPIPIWYDTNNHPVRSYPPIEISNPCLIVGPVLVTPGWDHDIGYNGLTTEGGWANVKKNIYMSYEGQMTENLKKGANVQLAMASLVVHGEEGNRSTALGFEMQKNTGDELSCTLQSHTDFRKHKAAAGLAVTLLGDSVSAGVKAERKLIANKMFGMDVYGGGAMTSRGDAAYGGSLEAQWLGRFFSTLGLFVVAGHGGLAIGGKIQTQVPIGRSSGLTACANLNSRGAAQVSIRANIFEQLEHAMAILVPLFKKLLSYYSPCSSGLTACANLNSRGAAQVSIRSNIFEQLEHAMAAFVPLFKKLLSYYSPCSSGLTACANLNSRGANIPTNIFEQLEHAMPALVPLLKKLLRAGLLKLLMKSI; translated from the coding sequence TGCGAGGGATGACGATTTCCATGCCGATGATGTGTTGCACGAGGATTTTGAGAAGCAGAAAGAAGGCAGCAGATTGAATATAAGTCGAGAGATTCAGGGAAGTGAAAGAAAATCCAAGGAAGCAAGTTGTGTTTCACCTACAAGTTCGTTACCTCCTGCTCCCCCAGTACTAGGCCTTGGGATTGGTGCTCCTCTTTTGAAACCCACTCCACGACGTGTTCCTCGCCGTATCAATGGCAACGTGTCTCAGCATGCAGAGGACCCTACCACTACCACCGATGAGACCAGTGAGAAGCTACAACTGATTAGGGTCAAGTTTCTGAGGCTTTCACACAGATTAGGGCAAACTCCACGTAACGTTGTTGTTGCTCAGTGTTTGTATTGGCTTGGATTGCCTGAGCTGTCTAGGGGAATAAGCAGTCGTGTTGGTGCCTTAATTAGTATTAATCGTGCCATTTACATGGCGGAACAGCTTGAGGCAGCTGGCGGACAGGATCCGCTTGATTTTTCTTGTACGATTATGTTGCTCGGTAAAACCGGTGTTGGCAAGAGTGCTACGATTAATTCTATTTTCGATGATGATCATCAAGTGAAGAAGATGTGTACCACCGATGCATTCCAGATGGGGACGAAGAGGGTTCAGCTTGTTGAGGGTTTTGTTCAGGGAATCAAAGTCCGGGTGATCGACACTCCAGGCCTCTCACCATCATGGTTTGATCAACACAAGAACGTGAAAACCCTCAAGTCTATTAGGGCTTTCATCAAAAAAAGCCCACCGGATGTTGTATTATATCTCGATAGGTTGGATACGCAAACGCAAAGCATAGATGACGACATGCTTCTTTTGCGCACCATTACCCATGTTCTTGGACCGTCGATATGGTCTAACGCCATCGTGGGTTTGACTCACGCCGCTTCCGCTCCACCAGATGGCGCTGCCTCTAGCTACGACATGTTTGTAACACGACGTTGTCATGCCATTCAGCTGGACATTCGCCAAGCAGCTGGAGATGTGCGGCTCGTGAACCCTCATGTGTCTTTAGTTGAGAACCACCCTGCTTGCAGAACGAACCGGGCGGGTCAGAAAGTGTTACCGAATGGCCAAGCGTGGAAGCCTCATTTGCTGTTACTCTCGTTTGCATCCAAGATTCTAGCAGAAGCAAATGCTCTTCTGAAATTACTAGATGGTGGTAATAATAATAGTCCAGCCGGAAGACCATTAGCTCGATCCAAGGCTCAACCACTGTCATTTTTTCTCTCATCTCTTCTGGAATCGAGACCGCCTCAATTGCCGTCTGATGACGAAGACCATGAATCATATCAGCTTCCTCCTCCTTTTAAGCGATTGACTGAAGCTGAGATTTCTAGGCTTAGTAAATCTCAGAAGAAGCAATATCGTGTTGAGTTTGAGCACCAGGCGGACCTAGAGATGGAAGCGGAAAAGGAGAGACGACGACCTCGTATTATTCTTCCACCTATCAGGCTAGTACCTATACCGATATGGTATGACACTAACAATCATCCTGTTCGTTCCTATCCACCTATTGAAATCTCCAACCCGTGCCTAATCGTTGGGCCAGTCCTGGTAACTCCGGGGTGGGATCATGATATTGGCTATAATGGTCTAACTACTGAAGGGGGTTGGgctaatgttaaaaaaaatatatatatgtcttacGAGGGCCAAATGACAGAGAACCTCAAGAAAGGTGCAAACGTGCAGCTGGCAATGGCCAGCTTGGTTGTACATGGAGAGGAGGGTAATAGATCAACCGCCCTAGGTTTTGAGATGCAAAAAAATACTGGGGATGAATTGTCTTGCACTCTTCAAAGTCATACCGATTTTAGGAAACACAAAGCTGCGGCTGGTCTCGCTGTGACGCTCTTGGGTGATTCGGTGTCTGCGGGGGTGAAAGCAGAACGTAAGTTGATTGCTAATAAAATGTTCGGAATGGATGTGTATGGTGGTGGGGCAATGACTAGTCGAGGTGATGCTGCTTATGGGGGTAGTTTAGAAGCTCAGTGGCTTGGTAGGTTTTTTTCTACACTGGGACTTTTTGTGGTGGCTGGGCATGGGGGTCTTGCTATCGGAGGGAAAATACAGACCCAAGTGCCCATAGGACGTTCATCTGGTCTAACTGCTTGTGCTAATCTGAACAGCAGAGGGGCAGCGCAAGTAAGCATCCGGGCAAACATCTTTGAACAGCTCGAACATGCTATGGCTATACTTGTTCCTCTGTTTAAGAAGCTACTTAGTTATTATTCTCCTTGTTCATCTGGTCTAACTGCTTGTGCTAATCTGAATAGCAGAGGGGCAGCGCAAGTAAGCATCCGGTCAAACATCTTTGAACAGCTCGAACATGCTATGGCCGCATTTGTTCCTCTGTTTAAGAAGCTACTTAGTTATTATTCTCCTTGTTCATCTGGTCTAACTGCTTGTGCTAATCTGAACAGCAGAGGGGCAAACATCCCGACAAACATCTTTGAACAGCTCGAACATGCTATGCCCGCACTTGTTCCTCTGCTTAAGAAGCTACTTAGAGCAGGGTTATTGAAGTTACTTATGAAGagtatttaa
- the LOC106441465 gene encoding leucine-rich repeat extensin-like protein 6, translated as MATMIRPLTLPVTVPLPLPLPHSPPAPPRWPPAPPCSPPSPALPPPSDRPMLFPWRNKRNSLPEALSFQPSNKFPALSWSDKKPTKIETRFQTYPSSPSPHRYNRRARSFYYVNPISFLVLVGVVLFLVDLP; from the coding sequence ATGGCAACAATGATTCGCCCTCTCACCCTCCCTGTCACTGTCCCTCTCCCACTCCCCCTCCCCCACAGTCCTCCGGCACCCCCACGCTGGCCTCCGGCACCCCCGTGCAGTCCTCCCTCCCCCGCTCTACCTCCTCCCTCCGACCGCCCCATGCTCTTCCCGTGGAGAAACAAGCGCAACAGTCTACCAGAAGCTTTGTCCTTCCAACCGAGCAACAAGTTTCCGGCACTCTCCTGGAGCGACAAGAAACCGACGAAGATAGAGACCCGCTTCCAAACCTACCCGAGCTCGCCCTCGCCGCACCGTTACAACCGCCGTGCAAGATCATTCTATTACGTAAACCCAATCTCCTTCTTAGTTCTGGTTGGCGTCGTTCTGTTCCTCGTCGATTTACCTTAA